DNA sequence from the Acidicapsa acidisoli genome:
CGCAGACCGGCAACTTCGACTATCTCGCGGACATCGGTATCTGGATATGTGCGCATGTGCCCGGACTGCATCACTACAGCAGTCCGCCGGACTGGATTTACAACCACATGAGCTTCGGGCCGGGCATGTTAGGCGTGGCTCTGCGTCTGCATTGGCTGTGCGCATACCTGTTCATGCTCAATGGGTTGGTATACCTTGCAGGACTGGTCCTCGGAGGAGGATGGCGATCCTTAATGCCTCGCCGGACCGATCTGCTTGACGCGCTCAGGATGATTCGCTACTACATGGGTGTTCCCTTCGCGAAATTAACACGCCGCAAATGGCTGCATCCCCATGTCAACACAAAGTACAACGCACTTCAGCGCGCAGCATACTTCTCTGTTCCGGTCGCTGGGTTCCTTGCAGTCGCTACCGGTTGGGCGATTCACAAGCCCATGCAGCTCCACTGGCTGGCTGCGGTCTTTGGAGGGTATGACGCAGCGCGCGTGTGGCATTTCTGGCTGATGTGGGTATTCATCCTCTTCATTGGCCCGCATGTGATTTTGGTTCTCGCTGACGGATGGGACACGCTGCGCAGCATGATTGTAGGTTGGTCGGCAAGGGTGGAAAGACCAGAGGGATTTGAGAATGAAATCTGAACAAAATCGCGATCCATTGCGGCCGATAGACGCATCTTCAACGAAAGCGGAGATGGAGCAGGAAACACCGGAG
Encoded proteins:
- a CDS encoding cytochrome b/b6 domain-containing protein; translation: TENQLAATSTLPEKRGVLVARKHHLLVRWSHWLNVPLLLGLILSGIAIYWASPVYQHKPDPQTGNFDYLADIGIWICAHVPGLHHYSSPPDWIYNHMSFGPGMLGVALRLHWLCAYLFMLNGLVYLAGLVLGGGWRSLMPRRTDLLDALRMIRYYMGVPFAKLTRRKWLHPHVNTKYNALQRAAYFSVPVAGFLAVATGWAIHKPMQLHWLAAVFGGYDAARVWHFWLMWVFILFIGPHVILVLADGWDTLRSMIVGWSARVERPEGFENEI